A DNA window from Bdellovibrio sp. BCCA contains the following coding sequences:
- a CDS encoding MinD/ParA family protein: MRNMNSFDMHRTRTISITSGKGGVGKTTLVANVALTLAQRGKKVLILDGDLGMANVDILFGVKTQGNIHDILAGRKEMKDILVEVAKDVFLIPGGSGVVEFNHMNHFERRAMVEAVSALPLGFDYLLIDTAPGIAENVLFLNSAAQTVSVVITPDPASFADAYALIKVLNKNYKVNHFSIVCNQVRDEQEGLGLYQRFNDVVNKFLYIGLDYWGSIPNDVVLRKAIQMQRLIVRQDVGAESSKAIRQISNQIEKSSKQIETTGGMQMFWDQVVGFA, encoded by the coding sequence ATGAGAAATATGAATTCCTTTGATATGCATCGTACAAGAACGATCAGCATCACTTCGGGAAAAGGTGGTGTGGGAAAAACCACTCTAGTGGCCAACGTCGCTCTGACTTTGGCACAAAGAGGGAAAAAAGTTCTGATTCTGGATGGTGACCTGGGCATGGCCAACGTGGATATTCTTTTTGGCGTAAAAACCCAAGGAAACATTCATGATATTTTAGCGGGCCGCAAAGAAATGAAAGACATCTTGGTTGAAGTTGCTAAAGATGTGTTTTTAATTCCCGGGGGAAGTGGCGTTGTGGAATTCAACCACATGAATCACTTTGAAAGAAGAGCGATGGTGGAAGCGGTGAGTGCATTGCCTTTGGGCTTTGATTACCTGCTCATTGATACGGCACCGGGTATTGCCGAAAACGTTTTGTTTTTAAATTCAGCGGCGCAAACGGTGTCTGTGGTGATCACTCCAGATCCTGCAAGTTTTGCGGATGCTTATGCATTGATCAAAGTTCTGAATAAGAACTACAAAGTGAATCACTTCTCCATCGTGTGCAATCAAGTGCGTGATGAGCAGGAAGGATTGGGGCTTTATCAACGCTTCAATGATGTCGTAAACAAGTTTCTCTACATAGGTCTGGACTACTGGGGTTCGATTCCGAACGATGTGGTTTTACGTAAGGCAATTCAAATGCAACGTCTCATTGTGAGACAAGATGTGGGCGCAGAATCGTCGAAAGCCATTCGTCAAATTTCTAACCAGATAGAGAAATCTTCCAAACAAATCGAGACGACAGGCGGAATGCAGATGTTCTGGGACCAGGTCGTTGGATTTGCGTAG
- a CDS encoding FliA/WhiG family RNA polymerase sigma factor yields MGKNAALLKKYKEEPRKLAANQKDDLIKEYAPLIKFIAQKIAVRLPSNIELDDLISAGVIGLMDAIEKYDSTRDNKFKTYAEFRIRGAILDELRAQDWVPRSIRDKAKLLDKTMVQLEADLGRSPTDEEVAKALNVSIDEFHDLVNQVRPVSLLPIDQATTFSNTDKKSIMDILEGSRTNSPFNQLNVKNIKEVVAQAIEELPERQRLVLSLYYYEDLNLKEIGQVLRVTESRVSQLHAQAVARLRAKLAATIGAGELEVA; encoded by the coding sequence ATGGGGAAAAATGCGGCATTGTTGAAGAAGTACAAAGAAGAGCCACGTAAGCTTGCTGCTAATCAAAAAGATGATCTCATTAAAGAATATGCGCCATTGATTAAGTTCATTGCGCAAAAGATCGCCGTAAGACTTCCCTCAAATATCGAGTTGGATGACTTGATTTCTGCCGGCGTGATCGGCTTGATGGATGCGATTGAGAAATACGATTCTACTCGCGACAATAAATTTAAAACTTATGCGGAATTCCGTATTCGTGGTGCGATTCTCGATGAACTTCGCGCGCAAGACTGGGTTCCTCGCTCTATCCGCGACAAAGCCAAACTTCTTGATAAAACCATGGTGCAATTGGAAGCCGATCTCGGTCGCTCTCCAACTGATGAAGAGGTGGCAAAGGCTCTCAATGTCAGCATTGACGAATTCCATGATCTTGTAAACCAAGTGCGTCCTGTCAGTCTTCTTCCGATTGATCAGGCAACAACGTTTAGCAATACCGACAAAAAATCCATCATGGATATTTTGGAAGGTTCCCGTACAAACAGTCCATTCAATCAATTGAATGTTAAAAACATCAAAGAAGTTGTCGCTCAAGCTATCGAAGAGCTTCCAGAAAGACAACGTTTGGTGCTTTCCCTTTATTACTATGAAGATCTCAACCTGAAAGAGATCGGCCAAGTTCTAAGAGTGACAGAGTCCCGCGTTTCCCAATTGCATGCGCAAGCCGTCGCACGTCTTCGTGCAAAACTAGCAGCAACAATTGGCGCTGGCGAACTCGAAGTCGCTTAA
- the flhF gene encoding flagellar biosynthesis protein FlhF: MQVKKFEARTMKEALEMVKTQLGPDAIILSARDNNKSFGLVGEGSVEITAAVSEETLQKKKFAESRLREQDREKFLKSPARQQKELIHKMVEKHVQKTQAPAPITQRRYIDIEDEAELSRQKQVAEERVRSAAQRALNAFQEQEDILKGTVRRNAQPQQSAPVVPAKKASATAAEAAEIAALKNEIASLKQVITQFQHMPQTFVGSHPGADYGINYDLSFVFEKLTSAGMAPEIAAEILTSAQETLPALKLKNRALVEAFVARHVLDSTKISHNPTGGKIHCFVGPAGSGKTSALIKMASQMVVREGKKIALFTTDTFKVGAADQMKIYAQILNVPFSVIRTQNDWTNLMRYLANVDCVLVDYTGLSLKSNDEIQMLKSLLPPSALNPNIHLTLSTNAKDSDATELGRRYSVLGYKDVIFTSLDESTQHGTIYNFMKRFDVPLHSFGIGSRVPEDFEFATKERLLDLIFKITKLKQQESEAV; the protein is encoded by the coding sequence ATGCAGGTTAAGAAATTTGAAGCCAGAACAATGAAAGAAGCCCTTGAGATGGTGAAGACCCAACTGGGTCCCGATGCCATCATTCTTTCTGCACGCGACAACAACAAGAGTTTCGGTCTTGTTGGTGAGGGAAGTGTGGAAATCACGGCGGCTGTTTCAGAAGAAACTTTGCAAAAGAAAAAGTTTGCAGAGTCCCGACTTCGCGAACAAGATCGTGAAAAATTCTTGAAGAGCCCAGCTCGTCAACAAAAAGAGTTGATCCACAAGATGGTAGAAAAGCATGTGCAAAAAACACAAGCTCCGGCTCCTATTACGCAACGTCGCTATATCGATATCGAAGATGAAGCGGAACTTTCTCGGCAAAAGCAAGTGGCGGAAGAAAGAGTTCGCTCTGCAGCGCAAAGAGCTTTGAATGCGTTCCAAGAGCAAGAAGATATTCTTAAAGGCACTGTGAGAAGAAATGCACAGCCACAGCAGTCAGCGCCTGTGGTACCTGCTAAAAAAGCTTCTGCTACAGCAGCAGAAGCGGCTGAAATCGCAGCATTGAAAAATGAAATCGCAAGTTTGAAACAGGTCATCACTCAATTTCAACACATGCCTCAAACATTTGTGGGATCTCATCCAGGTGCAGACTATGGAATCAACTACGATTTAAGTTTCGTTTTTGAAAAGCTCACAAGTGCAGGAATGGCTCCTGAAATCGCAGCGGAGATTTTGACAAGTGCTCAAGAAACTCTGCCGGCGTTGAAACTTAAAAATCGCGCCTTGGTAGAGGCTTTCGTAGCCCGCCACGTTTTGGATTCAACAAAGATCTCTCACAACCCAACAGGTGGAAAGATTCACTGTTTTGTGGGACCAGCAGGAAGCGGTAAGACATCAGCGTTGATTAAGATGGCCAGCCAAATGGTTGTTCGTGAAGGCAAGAAGATTGCTCTTTTCACGACGGACACTTTCAAAGTAGGTGCGGCCGATCAAATGAAGATTTATGCGCAAATCTTAAACGTTCCATTTTCTGTGATCCGTACGCAGAATGATTGGACGAACTTGATGCGCTATCTTGCCAATGTAGATTGTGTGCTTGTGGACTACACAGGGTTAAGCCTTAAGAGCAATGATGAGATTCAAATGCTGAAGAGCTTGTTACCTCCTTCAGCATTGAATCCGAATATTCACCTCACTCTTTCAACAAATGCGAAAGACAGTGATGCTACTGAATTGGGCCGTCGTTATTCTGTTTTGGGTTACAAAGACGTGATCTTCACTTCTTTGGATGAATCCACTCAACATGGAACGATCTACAACTTTATGAAACGCTTTGATGTACCACTTCATTCTTTCGGAATCGGTTCACGTGTTCCTGAAGATTTTGAATTTGCGACGAAAGAGCGTCTTTTGGATTTAATTTTCAAAATTACAAAACTTAAACAACAGGAATCAGAAGCGGTATGA